DNA sequence from the Amycolatopsis sp. Hca4 genome:
CCAGCTCGCGGACCTCGTTGAAGACGTGCTCCAGCTGGCTCGAGAAGTCGCGCAGCGCGGCCTCGGCCTCCTCGACGGAGATGTCGCCGCGGCCGATCAGCGACTCGGTGTAGGTCTTCCGGACCGAGCGCTTCGTGTCGATGATGTCGTACATCGCCGGCTGCGTCATCGACGGGTCGTCGCCCTCGTTGTGCCCGCGGCGGCGGTAGCAGATCAGGTCGATGACGACGTCCTTGTGGAACGCCTGCCGGTACTCGACGGCCAGCTTGGCCACCCAGTGCGCCGCCTCCGGGTCGTCGCCGTTCACGTGGAAGATCGGCGAGCCGATCATCTTCGCGACGTCGGTGGCGTACTGCGACGAGCGCGAGTGCTCCGGCGCGGTCGTGAAGCCGACCTGGTTGTTGACGATGACGTGCACGGTGCCGCCGGTGCGGTAGCCGCGCAGCAGCGCGAGGTTCAGCGTCTCGGCCACGACACCCTGGCCCGCGAAGGCCGCGTCGCCGTGCATCAGGACCGGGAGGACGGTGTAGCCCTCGCCGCCCTTGTCGAGGATGTCCTGCTTGGCGCGCACGATGCCCTCGAGGACCGGGTCGACCGTCTCCAGGTGGGACGGGTTCGCGGTCAGCGACACCTTCGTCTCGCCGTCGCCGAACATCCGGAAGTACTTGCCCTCGGCACCGAGGTGGTACTTCACGTCGCCGGAGCCGTGCGCCTGGCCCGGGTCGAGGTTGCCCTCGAACTCCTGGAAGATCTGGCTGATCGGCTTGCCGACGATGTTGGCCAGGACGTTCAGGCGGCCGCGGTGCGGCATGCCGATGACGACCTCGTCCAGCTCGTGCTCGGCGGCCTTGTCGAGGATGGTGTCGAGCAGCGGGATCGCCGTCTCGCCGCCTTCGAGGGAGAAGCGCTTCTGGCCGACGTACTTGGTCTGCAGGAACGTCTCGAACGCCTCGGCGGCGTTCAGCTTCGAGAGCACGTACTTCTGGACCGCGGGGTCCGGCTTCTCGTGCGGGATCTCGACGCGCTCCTGGATCCAGCGACGCTCCTCGGGGTCGAGGATGTGGGTGTACTCGATGCCGACCGTGCGGCAGTACGAGTTGCGCAGCACGCCCAGGATGTCGCGCAGCTTCATCCGCTCCTGGCCGGCGAAGCCGCCGACCGGGAACTCGCGGTCGAGGTCCCAGAGCGTCAGGCCGTGGGACAGCACGTCCAGGTCGGCGTGGCTGCGCTGGCGGTAGTTCAGCGGGTCGGTGTCGGCCATCAGGTGGCCGCGCATCCGGAACGCGTCGATCAGCTCGATCACGCGGGCGGTCTTGTCGACCGGGCCGTCCGGGATGTCGGCGACCCAGCGGATCGGCTCGTACGGCAGGCGCAGGCTGGTGAAGACGTCGTCGTAGAAGCCGTCTTCGCCGAGCAGCAGCTCGTGGATGCGCTTGAGGAACTCGCCCGACTCCGCGCCCTGGATGATGCGGTGGTCGTAGGTCGAGGTCAGCGTCATGATCTTGCTGATGCCGAGGTCGACCAGGGTCTTCTCGCTGGTGCCCTCGAAGGCGGCCGGGTACTGCATGGCGCCGACGCCGATGATGGCGCCCTGGCCGGCCTGCAGGCGCGGCACCGAGTGGTTGGTGCCGATGCCGCCCGGGTTGGTCAGCGAGATCGTGGTGCCGGAGAAGTCGTCCGCGGTCAGCTTGTTGTTGCGGGCCTTCTTGACGATGTCCTCGTAGGCCTGCCAGAACTGCAGGAACGACATGTCCTCGACGCCCTTGATCGAGGCGACGACGAGGTTGCGCGAGCCGTCCTTGCCCTTCATGTCGATCGCGAGCCCGAAGTTGACGTGCTCCGGCGTGACCGCGAACGGCTTCCCGTCGATCAGCTGGTAGTGCCGGTTCATGTTCGGGAAGTTCTTCAGCGCCCGCACCATGGCGTAGCCGATGAGGTGCGTGAAGGAGATCTTGCCGCCGCGGGTGCGCTTGAGGTGGTTGTTGATGACGATGCGGTTGTCCGCCATCAGCTTGGCCGGGACCGCGCGCACGCTGGTCGCGGTGGGGACGCTCAGCGAGGCGTCCATGTTCTTGGCGATGGCCGCCGCGGCGCCGCGCAGCTGCTTCGACTCCGGCTCGTCCTTCTTCACCTCGGCCTTGGGCTCCGCCTTCGCGGCGGGCTTGGCCGGGGCCGCCTTCGGTGCCGGCTTCGCGGGAGCCTTCGCCGCCGGGGCGGCCTGCTTGGCCGCCGACTCGGCGTTCTGCACCGCCTTGGCCGACGGCTGGGCCGCCTGGCCGTTGGTGGCGGGCTTGGCGTCGGCCTGCTGCCGGGCGGTGTCCGCCTTGGCCTGCGCGTTCTGCGTCGGCTTGAAGTCCGCGAAGAAGTCGTGCCATGCGGCATCGACTGAAGAAGGGTCGGCGAGGAACTGGTCGTACATCTCTTCGACCAGCCACTCGTTGGGGCCGAACTGTGACGCAGGGCTGCTGCTGGACACGGCTGGGGCTCGCCTCTATCCGTCTCGATCTCGATCTTGAATCCGCTGATGCGCCTACCAGGCTAACCCCCTCGGTGACCGCGATGTGATGGAACCGGCCTGTGTGAGGCGTGGCGCACTAGGGTATCGGTCACTGACTCGATCAAGATGTGCTAAGGGAACCTTAAGCACTGGACCCGGTACAGGGTTCCCGCGCTCTTCCGCCCGGGTTCGCGCGCCGGCCCGTGCTCGTTCACCGGCGTGGGTTCTGCTGGGCCGATGTGGCTGGTCGAATGTCCTTCGTTCTGGGACCAGGGCCTGGTGCGGCCGCTGGTGACGGAGTCCGGCACGGTCGTGCTCCGGTGTGATTCCTGCTCGGCGGTCTGGCTGTCGCCGTCCGACGTCGAGGAGATGGAGTGGGTCGAGCCCGACGAGCCGGATTGGCTGGTCGGGGCCGGGATCCACGTCCGGCCGGGAACGGTCCGGTGGGCCTCCCGCCCGGACGTCGAGGCGGCCGGGATGGGCGGGTTGAGCTGGCGGGCGCTGCCTTAGCCGAGTTCGTACGGCGGTTCGTGCGGGACGAGCTTGACCGCCAGGTGCAGCTGGTCGGTGGCCAGGAGCCCGGCTATGTCACGCATCACGGATGTGACGTCAGTGATGCCGGTGATCCACTCCTCGGCGAGCTCGCCGACGATCCGGACCGCCTGGAAGTCCAGCGGCGTGTGGTCGAGATCTCGCTCCGGCGCCCAGCCGGCCTGCCCCTGGAGGGCTCGCTCGAAGCCCTCGCGGGTGAGGTCGACGGCCAGGATGCGCTCGTGGCCGGGCTTGCGGCCGTTGTCGCTGTCGTAGGCCGCCAGCCGGAACGACGGCGTGACCTCCACTGTCCCGCCCGGCTCGACGCTCTGCTTCTCGAGCGCGGCATCGGCGACGGCGGGCGAACAGGCGAGGTAGACCCGGACGGTGTTCCCCGTCTGCGCCGCCCTGACCTGCCGCTCGGGAACCCGCTTCTCTTCGAACATGCCCGCCATGCTCCCAGCGCCCCGGCCGCCCGGCCACGGACTTTCGTGATTAAGGAGGCATAACCCGTGGTCCGGCCGAGGACGGAGGCGGGCGCATCCTCAGCCGGTCGCGTCGACGGCCTCGGCGAGGTCGGGGCTCAGCGGGTACGGGGGCTCGTGGGGGACGAGCTTGACGGCCAGGTCGAGCCGGCCGGTGGCCAGGAGCCCGGCGATGTCGCGCATGACGGGGGTGACGTCGGTGATGGCGGTGATCCACTCGTCGGCGTAGTGGTCGACGGCCTCGCCGCCCAGGCCGACCTGGATGGCGCGGAAGTCCAGGGCCGTGTGGCCGAGGTCCCGCTCGGGGTCCCACTGGATCCGGACCGGGCTGGTCTTGAGCTGCTGCTTCCAGCCGGCCGCGTCCTGACCGCGGCGTGGTTTGCTGAGCGCGGCGTTGGCGAGGGCCCACTCGAAACCTTCGCGCGTGATGTCGATGGCGAGGACGCGCTCCTGGCCCGGCTTGCGCCCGTAGCCGCAGCGGTAGGCCATCCAGCGGAACGAGGGCTTGATCCACGTCATCCGCTCCCGCTTGAACGGCGCGACGAAGGTCTGCTTTTCGAGCGCGGCGTCGGCGATCTCGGGCGAGTAGGCCTGGTAGACCCGGAGGGTCGTCTCGGTCTGTGCGGCCCGGATCTGCCGGTCGGGGACCCGCCTCTCTTCGAACATGCCCGTCATGCTCCCAACGCCGGCCCCCGCCGGGCCACGGAATTTCGTGCGCAAGGAGGCATCACGCGTGATCCAGCGGGCATCACGCGTGATTGGAGGGGCATCACGCGTGATCAGAGGGTCGACTCGCGTACCCGGGCGGTCGGTTTGCGTACCTGGAGGGTCGGATGGCGAACCGACCCTCCAGGTACGCGGGCCGACGTTGCAGGTACGCGGGCCGACGCGTGCGGTACGTCAGCCGAGGGACCAGAGGCGGGCGTAGGGGCCGTTGGCGGCCAGGAGCTCGGGGTGGGTTCCGGTCTCGACCACGCGGCCGTGGTCCAGGACCACGATGCGGTCCGCGCGGGCCGCCGTGGCCAGGCGGTGGGCGACCACGAACGTCGTGCGGCGGCGGGCGAGGGTCTCCGTTGCGCGGAGGACCGCCGCCTCCGTCGAGGGGTCGAGGGCCGCCGTGGCCTCGTCCAGCAGCAGGATGTCCGGGTCGACCAGCTCCGCCCGGGCCAGGGCCACCAGCTGGCGCTGGCCCGCCGACAGCGAGCGGCCGCGCTCGCCCACCGGCTGCAGGAAGCCCGACGGCAGGGCCGCGATGCCGTCCAGCGCGCCCACCGCGCGGACCGCCGCCTCGACCTCCGCGTCGGAAGCCGTCGGGCGGCCGTAGCGGACGTTGTCGGCCACCGTGCCCGAGAACAGGTGGGCCTCCTGGGGCACCACGCCCATCCGGCGGCGCAGGCCGGCCAGGTCGTACTCGCGGACGTCCGTGCCGTCGATGCGGACCTCGCCGCCGGTGGCGTCGTAGTAACGGGCCACCAGCTTCACCGCCGTCGACTTCCCGGCGCCGGTCGCGCCGACCAGGGCGATCGTCTCGCCCGCCGCGACGTCCAGCGAGAACTCCGCCAGCGCCGGGGCCTCGGCGCCGGCGTAGGAGAACTCGACCTCCTTGAACGAGACCTCGCCCCGCAGCCGGTCCGGCACCGCGACCGGCTTCTCCGCCGCCGGCACCGACGTCGGCGTCCGCAGCAGGTCGCCGATCCGGTTCAGGCCGACGCTCGCCTGCTGGTAGCCGTCGAACACCGCCGACAGCTGCTGGATCGGCGAGAAGAACTGCTGCAGGTACAGCAGGAACGCGAGCAGCACGCCGACCGACAGCGTGCCCGCCGAGACCCGGTTCGCGCCCACCACCAGCACCGTCGTGGTCGCCAGGTCCGACAGCAGCGCCACCAGCGGGAAGTACGTCGCCACGTACCGCTGCGCCCGCAGCCGCGAGCGCCGGTAGTCGTCACTGCGCGAAGCGAACGCCTGCGCGGAGCGGTCTTCGCGCGTGAACGCCTGCGCCACGCGCAGCCCGCTGACGTTCTCCTGCATGTCCGCGTTCACGACGCTGACCCGCTCACGGGCCTCGTTGTACGCCTTGGACGCCGACCGCCGGAAGACCACCGTGGCCGCCGCCAGCACCGGCACCATCGCCAGCGCGTACAGTGCCAGCCCGGCGTCGGTGACCAGCAGCGCCGCCGTGATCCCGGCCAGCGTCAGCGCGCTGACCACCGCGGTGGCCAGCCCGGTCTGCAGGAACGTCGAGAGCGCGTCGACGTCCGTCGTCATCCGGGTCATGATCTTCCCGGACAGCTCGCGCTCGTAGTAGTCGAGCCCGAGCCGCTGCAGGTGCGCGTAGCTGCGGACGCGCAGCGCGTACAGCACCGTTTCGCCGACCCGGGACGTCAGCCGGGTCTGCGCGAAGACCACCAGCCAGTCGGCCGCGATCACCGCGGCGCCGATCCCGGCGGCCAGCCACACCGTCCACTCGACCCCGGCGCGCACGCCGTGGTCGACGCCGAACTGGTACAGCCCCGGCAGTGCGATCGACGCCAGCGCGTCCGCCGCCACCAGCGCGATCACCACGGCCAGCGGCCAGCGGACCGGCCGCAGCAGCCCGGCCAGCCGGAACCTGGGGTCGGGTGCGGTGACGTCCACGCCCGGCAGCCGCGGCTCGTCGACCGACGGCGGGAGCTTGCGCACGCCCTCGATCAGCTCCGGCGTCGGCGGTACGTCGAGCTTGCCGCCCCCGCCTACGAACCCGCTGCTGTTGGGGTCGCCGCCGCGCAGCCGCGCGGCCTCGGCGAGTGCGTCGACCTCGTCGCGGCTCTCGTCACGCGGCCACAGCGACGGCGTGGTCCCGTCCTGGCCGCAGTCCAGGCCCTCGCAGCGGTGCTTCTCCTCGACGTCGTCACCCGGGCCCGCCACCAGCTCGCGGAACAGCGGGCAGCGCGCCATCAGTTCGGCCTCGGTGCCGACGTCGACCACGCGGCCCTCGTCCAGCACCGCGATCCGGTCGGCCAGTGCCAGCGTCGACCGCCGGTGCGCGATCAGCAGGGTGGTCCGGGCCTCGGTGACCGACCGCAGGGTGTCGTAGATGGCCGCTTCGGTGACGGTGTCGATGGCCGAGGTGGCGTCGTCGAGGACGAGGATCCGCGGGTCGGTGATCAGCGCCCTGGCCAGCCCGAGCCGCTGCCGCTGCCCGCCCGAGAGCGTGAGCCCGCGCTCGCCGACCAGCGTGTCGTAGCCCTCCGGCAGCGCGCGGATGAAGCCGTCCGCCTCCGCCGCCCTGGCCGCCGCGACGACCTCCTCCTCGGTGGCGTCCGGCCTGCCGTAGGCGATGTTGTCGCGGATCGACGAGGAGAACAGGAACGCTTCCTCGAACACCACGCCGATCGCCTGCCGCAGCTGCCGCAGCGGGACGTCGCGGACGTCGAGGCCCCCGACCCGGACCGCGCCCTCGTGCACGTCGTAGAACCGGGGCAGCAGCAGGGAAATCGTCGACTTCCCCGAGCCCGCGGTGCCGACCAGCGCGAGGGTCTCGCCCGGGTTCGCGGTGACCGAAAGCCCGTCCAGCACCGGCTCGCTGCGGGTGTAGCCGAACCGGACGCCGTCGAGCTCCACGCCCAGCGGCCCC
Encoded proteins:
- a CDS encoding multifunctional oxoglutarate decarboxylase/oxoglutarate dehydrogenase thiamine pyrophosphate-binding subunit/dihydrolipoyllysine-residue succinyltransferase subunit, which produces MSSSSPASQFGPNEWLVEEMYDQFLADPSSVDAAWHDFFADFKPTQNAQAKADTARQQADAKPATNGQAAQPSAKAVQNAESAAKQAAPAAKAPAKPAPKAAPAKPAAKAEPKAEVKKDEPESKQLRGAAAAIAKNMDASLSVPTATSVRAVPAKLMADNRIVINNHLKRTRGGKISFTHLIGYAMVRALKNFPNMNRHYQLIDGKPFAVTPEHVNFGLAIDMKGKDGSRNLVVASIKGVEDMSFLQFWQAYEDIVKKARNNKLTADDFSGTTISLTNPGGIGTNHSVPRLQAGQGAIIGVGAMQYPAAFEGTSEKTLVDLGISKIMTLTSTYDHRIIQGAESGEFLKRIHELLLGEDGFYDDVFTSLRLPYEPIRWVADIPDGPVDKTARVIELIDAFRMRGHLMADTDPLNYRQRSHADLDVLSHGLTLWDLDREFPVGGFAGQERMKLRDILGVLRNSYCRTVGIEYTHILDPEERRWIQERVEIPHEKPDPAVQKYVLSKLNAAEAFETFLQTKYVGQKRFSLEGGETAIPLLDTILDKAAEHELDEVVIGMPHRGRLNVLANIVGKPISQIFQEFEGNLDPGQAHGSGDVKYHLGAEGKYFRMFGDGETKVSLTANPSHLETVDPVLEGIVRAKQDILDKGGEGYTVLPVLMHGDAAFAGQGVVAETLNLALLRGYRTGGTVHVIVNNQVGFTTAPEHSRSSQYATDVAKMIGSPIFHVNGDDPEAAHWVAKLAVEYRQAFHKDVVIDLICYRRRGHNEGDDPSMTQPAMYDIIDTKRSVRKTYTESLIGRGDISVEEAEAALRDFSSQLEHVFNEVRELEKHPAKASPSVEEEQQVPAKVKTSVANEVIERIGDAFVQVPEGFTPHPRVKPVMERRHKMSREGDIDWAFGELLAFGSLAMEGRLVRLSGQDSRRGTFTQRHSVFIDRKTGQEYAPLQNLADGQGRVMIYDSALSEYAAVGFEYGYSVANSEALVMWEAQFGDFVNGAQTVIDEYISSGEAKWGQRSDVVLLLPHGHEGQGPDHTSGRIERFLSLCAEGSMTVAVPSTPANYFHLLRRHALDGIQRPLVVFTPKSMLRNKAATSAVEDFTGESRFMSVIDDVTPDPSKIRKVLLTSGKLYWELVAERTKREADDVAIVRIEQYYPLPKKKLLAALERYTNATQVAWVQEEPENQGAWPFFGLNLPRKFPEVLSGLQVVSRRPMAAPSAGSSKVHEVEQKALIAKAFD
- a CDS encoding DUF4291 family protein — encoded protein: MFEEKRVPERQVRAAQTGNTVRVYLACSPAVADAALEKQSVEPGGTVEVTPSFRLAAYDSDNGRKPGHERILAVDLTREGFERALQGQAGWAPERDLDHTPLDFQAVRIVGELAEEWITGITDVTSVMRDIAGLLATDQLHLAVKLVPHEPPYELG
- a CDS encoding DUF4291 domain-containing protein, producing the protein MFEERRVPDRQIRAAQTETTLRVYQAYSPEIADAALEKQTFVAPFKRERMTWIKPSFRWMAYRCGYGRKPGQERVLAIDITREGFEWALANAALSKPRRGQDAAGWKQQLKTSPVRIQWDPERDLGHTALDFRAIQVGLGGEAVDHYADEWITAITDVTPVMRDIAGLLATGRLDLAVKLVPHEPPYPLSPDLAEAVDATG
- a CDS encoding ABC transporter ATP-binding protein, with product MTVAPPRSRQELPPVETAGWIRRLSAAAWEHRVLVVLSLLAAAVGVGVQAASPLLVRTAVDDAVAGQTGALPGIAVFLVALQLVAFGTAFARRYLGGKLALDVQHDLRQRVFNAVSRLDGGKQDALRTGQVASRAISDLQLVTGILMQVPLSFGSVVFALLSFVAMLWLSPVLTLIALVVTPAVGIIVARSRKRLFPATWSAQQRAADVAQQVEETVTGVRVVKGFGQEAREVSKLEATARKLFGERLRAAKLSAVPTATTAALPAAGQVAVLGIGGVLALNGSITLGTFLAFATYLATLIGPARMLSGLVVQAQLTRAGAERVYELIDAQTDVVDAPDARPLPEGPLGVELDGVRFGYTRSEPVLDGLSVTANPGETLALVGTAGSGKSTISLLLPRFYDVHEGAVRVGGLDVRDVPLRQLRQAIGVVFEEAFLFSSSIRDNIAYGRPDATEEEVVAAARAAEADGFIRALPEGYDTLVGERGLTLSGGQRQRLGLARALITDPRILVLDDATSAIDTVTEAAIYDTLRSVTEARTTLLIAHRRSTLALADRIAVLDEGRVVDVGTEAELMARCPLFRELVAGPGDDVEEKHRCEGLDCGQDGTTPSLWPRDESRDEVDALAEAARLRGGDPNSSGFVGGGGKLDVPPTPELIEGVRKLPPSVDEPRLPGVDVTAPDPRFRLAGLLRPVRWPLAVVIALVAADALASIALPGLYQFGVDHGVRAGVEWTVWLAAGIGAAVIAADWLVVFAQTRLTSRVGETVLYALRVRSYAHLQRLGLDYYERELSGKIMTRMTTDVDALSTFLQTGLATAVVSALTLAGITAALLVTDAGLALYALAMVPVLAAATVVFRRSASKAYNEARERVSVVNADMQENVSGLRVAQAFTREDRSAQAFASRSDDYRRSRLRAQRYVATYFPLVALLSDLATTTVLVVGANRVSAGTLSVGVLLAFLLYLQQFFSPIQQLSAVFDGYQQASVGLNRIGDLLRTPTSVPAAEKPVAVPDRLRGEVSFKEVEFSYAGAEAPALAEFSLDVAAGETIALVGATGAGKSTAVKLVARYYDATGGEVRIDGTDVREYDLAGLRRRMGVVPQEAHLFSGTVADNVRYGRPTASDAEVEAAVRAVGALDGIAALPSGFLQPVGERGRSLSAGQRQLVALARAELVDPDILLLDEATAALDPSTEAAVLRATETLARRRTTFVVAHRLATAARADRIVVLDHGRVVETGTHPELLAANGPYARLWSLG